The Oleispira antarctica RB-8 genome contains the following window.
AATCCATGTTACCCGCACTGACAGCGAAATACAGATTCGGCTTGCCCAATGCTTTAAACGCCTCTAAGTCGTTCCAATCAGGCTGACAAATAAGCCCTACTCGAAAGCCCTGTGATTCCAATAGACGACCCATGATCGCCATACCGAAGCTTGGGTGATCGACATAGGCATCACCACACACAATGATAATGTCACAAGAATCCCAGCCAAGTTCATCCATTTCAGCCCGAGACATAGGTAAAAACGGTGCTGTGCCGTAGCACTCGGCCCAATATCTTGGGTACGAGAAAAGTTCAGGGGCTTGGGTAACAGTTAACATTGGGAGCTCACTAAAAGGCAGGCTTAAATCGGTTAAATTTAAGCGGGGTAAATCTGAGTAATTTGATAGGGTATTATCTATCGATACATTTTCGCAAAATTCATCGCAATGAGCAAAATTACTTTCACTCTATTCATGTTGATGATGAATTATTCGCAGCATCCACTGCCTCTCTTTGCATCTCTATTAAACAATTACGACATAAACAGCCGCTTTGCTCAGCACTGAACCCTTGTTGCTTAAGATAGGCAAAATCGTCAGCCCCCAGCCCTACCCCCCAACATTGGCATTGCTGAATATTAGCCGCATTACAAATAAAATTGGCCAAGCAGCGCGGACAAGTAGTCGCGGAGACCTTTAATTCAGCTCCTAATGCAGCTTGGGTGTTTTTATCTGTGTCTTTTTTGGAGTCGACCATTTAAGTACTCATGCAAAGGCTGTATAATTTGGCCTCAATTTTATAGGTCGCGGGCTTTCAGAGCCAGCGCTTAAGCCACGTAAGTTTTTTCAAGGGTCATCAATTGATTTCAACCGCTAATATCACCATGCAATTCGGCGCCAAGCCATTGTTTGAAAACATCTCCGTAAAATTCGGCGATGGCAACCGCTATGGCTTAATCGGAGCCAACGGTTGTGGTAAATCTACTTTCATGAAAATCCTAGACGGCAGCCTTGAACCTTCTGCTGGTAACGTTTCTATTTCGCCCAATGAGCGTTTAGGAAAGCTACACCAAGACCAGTTCGCCTTCGAAGATCAGGTTGTTATCGATACGGTAATGATGGGTAATAAAGAACTTTGGGCGATTAAAGAAGAGCGTGATGCGATTTACGCCAACCTTGAAGCGACTGAAGCAGAGTATATGCACGCTGCTGAACTAGAGAGCGAGTTCGCTGACATGGACGGCTATACCGCTGAATCACGTGCGGGCGAGTTATTATTAGGCGCAGGCATCGACCTAGCCTTACACAGCGGTTTAATGTCGGGCGTTGCACCTGGTTTAAAAGTACGTGTACTTTTGGCACAGGCGCTTTTCTCTAACCCAGATATTTTGTTATTAGATGAGCCAACCAACAACTTGGACATCAATACCATTCGCTGGTTAGAAAGCTTGCTAGACGATATGAAGTGCACGATGGTAATCATCTCGCACGATCGCCATTTCTTGAACTCTGTGTGCTCACACATGGCCGACATCGATTATGGTGATATCAAGATTTTCCCGGGCAACTACGATGACTACATGATCGCATCGACTCAGGCGCGTGAACGTCAGCAGTCTGATAACGCCAAGAAGAAGACTCAAATCGCTGAATTACAGCAGTTTGTTAGCCGCTTCTCTGCCAATGCTTCTAAAGCTAAGCAAGCAACCTCACGTCAGAAGCAACTTGATAAGATCACTTTGGATCACATCAAGCCATCGAGCCGTCAAAATCCATTCATGCGCTTTGAATTTGAGAAGAAGCTTCACCGTACTGCGCTTGAAGTTGAAAACTTGGGCCATACTTACGATACCGAGATGCTGTTCAAGAACTCGAACATCATGATTCCAGCGGGCGAAAAAGTGGCGATTATCGGTGCCAACGGCGCGGGTAAGACAACTTTCATGAAGTGCTTGATTGATGAAATACAACCAACTGAAGGCACGATCAAATGGTCTGAGAATGCGTCTTTAGGTTATTACGCTCAGGATCACGAATATGAATTCCCTGCGGACATGGAAATGTTCGAGTGGATGTCTCAGTTCCGCACACCAGAGCATGATGACCAAGCCGTTCGTGGAACGCTAGGTCGTTTATTATTCAACCAAGACGATATCAAAAAGAACGTTAAGGTATGTTCTGGTGGTGAGAAGGGTCGTTTATTATTTGGTAAGTTGATGATGGAAAATCACAACGTACTATTGCTGGATGAACCCACCAACCACATGGACATGGAATCGATCGAGTCGATCAACATGGCTCTTGAGATGTTCGAAGGCACATTGATATTCGTATCTCACGACCGTGAATTTGTAAGCTCTTTGGCAACACGCATTATCGAGATCAAAGATCACGAGATCGTTGATTTCCACGGCACTTATGACGAATATTTACGTTCTCAAGGCATCTAATTTTGTCTTGATGTTTAATCTTTGAAAAATAGCGCTGCTTAAGTCTAACTAAATCAGCGCTATTTTTTTGCCTAGAATTTGGGGTAACTCTTAAGCTTTTCAAGAAGAAAATTCTGTTCAACCAAAGCAAGCTGCAATAACAACTCATTATGTGCACTCTCAGACTGATATTTTTCCTCAAACAAGCCCGCCGCCACCTTCTTCTGACGACCGTTTACTTTTTGCAAACCCTGCAACGCAGAATCGACACTAGAAAGATTTAACTGAACGCCCGCATTCAACGCCTCAACCCGCTTCGCCATCAAAAACTGCTCGATATGCAACGGAAATAACGCCACCGGAATCCCCATTTTCATAAACAACGATACTGAATTAATACCCCCATTTAAAATCGCAAACGTCGACTTACCTAACACATCACGCATGCTTACAGGCTTATCAACATATAGAATATGCCTAGATTTATGCGCATTAATAATTGAATCAGGAATGCCATCCACCAAAACGATTGCACTGCACTCAATCGCCTGCAACGTCTTCAATAATATAGGCGTCTCAGCAGAACCTTTCACATGGCAATAGATTTTAGGTCCCTTAAAATGCGGAAAAATCGCAGGCTCAGAAAACTCAGGCACCGCCGATCCAACATAAGACGTTTTATGTCGCTGCTCCGCACTGCGATAACCATAATGATCCAACTCAGAATACGTCTGGAAAATACATTTATCAAAATCCGCAAACAAATCAGCTAAGTTATTGATGCGCGGAATAGAAAATTCAATACACACTTTATTGATAACTTTAACCAGCTCATCCTCAAAACGAACGACATCATTTGTCGCCAAATCACCCGTAAAGAAAACACCTGCCGGACGATTATCATCAGGGACTGAAAATGGCACTCC
Protein-coding sequences here:
- a CDS encoding ABC transporter, ATP-binding protein; this translates as MISTANITMQFGAKPLFENISVKFGDGNRYGLIGANGCGKSTFMKILDGSLEPSAGNVSISPNERLGKLHQDQFAFEDQVVIDTVMMGNKELWAIKEERDAIYANLEATEAEYMHAAELESEFADMDGYTAESRAGELLLGAGIDLALHSGLMSGVAPGLKVRVLLAQALFSNPDILLLDEPTNNLDINTIRWLESLLDDMKCTMVIISHDRHFLNSVCSHMADIDYGDIKIFPGNYDDYMIASTQARERQQSDNAKKKTQIAELQQFVSRFSANASKAKQATSRQKQLDKITLDHIKPSSRQNPFMRFEFEKKLHRTALEVENLGHTYDTEMLFKNSNIMIPAGEKVAIIGANGAGKTTFMKCLIDEIQPTEGTIKWSENASLGYYAQDHEYEFPADMEMFEWMSQFRTPEHDDQAVRGTLGRLLFNQDDIKKNVKVCSGGEKGRLLFGKLMMENHNVLLLDEPTNHMDMESIESINMALEMFEGTLIFVSHDREFVSSLATRIIEIKDHEIVDFHGTYDEYLRSQGI